In one Methanothermobacter sp. genomic region, the following are encoded:
- a CDS encoding 50S ribosomal protein L39e translates to MSRNKHVARKLRMAKANRQNRRVPAWVMVKTNYRVRSHPKMRHWRRTKLKV, encoded by the coding sequence ATGAGTAGAAACAAACATGTTGCCAGAAAACTTAGAATGGCGAAGGCTAACAGACAGAACAGAAGGGTGCCAGCATGGGTGATGGTTAAAACCAATTACAGGGTCAGAAGCCATCCAAAGATGAGGCACTGGAGAAGGACCAAACTCAAGGTGTAG
- the rpl18a gene encoding 50S ribosomal protein L18Ae produces the protein MKTKIFRVKGKFQMGDKLQPFTKELKAIRKEEIYERIYSEFGSKHRVPRSKVMIEEIEEISPEEVEDPVVRALVQR, from the coding sequence ATGAAAACGAAGATATTTAGGGTTAAAGGAAAGTTCCAGATGGGTGATAAACTTCAGCCATTCACAAAGGAACTCAAGGCAATAAGGAAAGAGGAGATCTACGAGAGAATCTACTCAGAATTCGGAAGCAAACACAGGGTTCCAAGAAGCAAGGTTATGATTGAGGAGATAGAGGAGATATCACCCGAGGAGGTAGAGGACCCGGTGGTCAGGGCGCTGGTCCAGAGGTGA
- a CDS encoding 30S ribosomal protein S19e: MTTVYDVPADLLINKVAEDLKKDGKVKSPEWVNFVKTGVHKERRPENPDWWYVRAAALLRRVYIDGPVGVNSLRTHYGGKKDRGSRPERFRRGSGAIIRRALQQLEESGLITKEDGGRVITPEGRSFLDKAAAEVKKEVEGLENY; the protein is encoded by the coding sequence ATGACTACAGTTTATGATGTGCCAGCAGATCTGCTTATAAATAAGGTTGCCGAGGACCTTAAGAAGGATGGTAAGGTTAAATCCCCTGAGTGGGTTAACTTTGTCAAGACAGGTGTCCACAAGGAAAGAAGGCCCGAGAATCCTGACTGGTGGTATGTGAGGGCAGCTGCCCTTCTTAGGAGGGTCTACATCGACGGGCCTGTGGGTGTTAACAGCCTCAGAACCCACTACGGCGGTAAAAAGGATAGGGGTTCACGGCCAGAAAGGTTCAGAAGGGGAAGCGGTGCAATAATAAGGAGAGCCCTCCAGCAGCTTGAGGAATCAGGCCTCATAACAAAGGAGGATGGCGGGAGAGTCATAACACCTGAAGGCCGTTCATTCCTGGATAAAGCGGCTGCTGAAGTAAAAAAAGAAGTTGAAGGCCTTGAGAATTACTGA
- the rnp4 gene encoding ribonuclease P protein component 4, whose product MRRGKRPGWMLKIARERIDILFRMADREFAANPGRSHRYTELARNISMKYRVRIPREWRRRFCRRCYSFLKPGSNCTVRISGGKVNFRCHECGHIMRFPYIQEKKEKRRNKIESHTIKKGTDEPVTVGSHNKRGKGRGD is encoded by the coding sequence TTGAGGAGAGGAAAGAGGCCCGGATGGATGCTGAAGATTGCCCGTGAGAGAATAGACATCCTCTTCAGAATGGCTGACCGTGAATTTGCAGCCAACCCGGGGAGATCGCACAGGTACACCGAACTTGCAAGAAACATATCCATGAAGTACCGTGTAAGGATTCCCAGAGAGTGGAGAAGGCGGTTCTGCAGGAGGTGTTACAGCTTCCTCAAACCAGGTTCAAACTGCACCGTCAGGATATCCGGTGGGAAGGTTAATTTTAGGTGTCATGAGTGCGGTCACATCATGAGATTCCCCTACATTCAGGAAAAAAAGGAGAAAAGGAGAAATAAAATTGAGTCTCACACCATCAAAAAAGGAACTGATGAGCCGGTCACTGTCGGCTCTCACAATAAACGTGGGAAAGGCCGGGGTGACTGA
- a CDS encoding 50S ribosomal protein L31e, translating into MERIYVIPLRKAKEVPRTIRAPKAVKIVREFLMKHMKTDTVKIDESINEKIWERGIQKIPPKIKVRAVKDEDGVVEAILEE; encoded by the coding sequence ATGGAAAGAATTTACGTTATACCCCTTAGGAAGGCAAAGGAAGTTCCAAGAACCATAAGAGCACCGAAGGCTGTTAAGATTGTCAGGGAATTTCTCATGAAACACATGAAGACAGACACTGTCAAAATTGATGAATCCATCAATGAAAAAATCTGGGAGAGGGGTATCCAGAAGATTCCCCCCAAGATAAAGGTCAGAGCCGTCAAGGACGAGGACGGCGTGGTGGAAGCCATTCTCGAAGAATAA
- a CDS encoding GTP-binding protein → MDIEEKIKKIEEEIQRTPYNKATAHHIGKLKAKISRLKEEALQRRSSSGKGRGFHIKKSGDSTVVLIGFPSVGKSTLLNQLTNAESKVGDYQFTTLEIVPGVMEYRGAQIQIFDIPGIITGASRGKGRGREILSVARSADLIVIVLDVFNTDHMDVILRELRDVGIRPNETPPDVTVKRRKLGGVKLSSTVELTHLDEKIIRSVLNEYGIHNADVLIREDITVDQFIDVMEANRAYIPAITVINKIDLVDESYLNHIKQKFPDALLISADRSLNIDELREEIFNRLGLIRIYMKPQGQKADYSEPLIIKEGSTVGDVCQKLHRDFVRKFRHARVWGSSVKFDGQKVGIDHVLNDEDVLRIIIKK, encoded by the coding sequence ATGGATATCGAGGAGAAGATCAAAAAGATAGAAGAGGAGATACAGAGGACTCCCTACAACAAGGCCACAGCACACCATATAGGGAAACTGAAGGCAAAGATCTCCCGCCTGAAGGAGGAGGCCCTCCAGAGAAGGTCGTCCTCAGGGAAGGGGAGAGGATTCCATATAAAAAAGTCAGGGGACTCCACCGTTGTCCTCATAGGTTTCCCCTCTGTCGGTAAATCCACCCTCCTCAATCAACTCACCAATGCGGAGTCAAAGGTTGGGGATTACCAGTTCACAACCCTTGAAATAGTACCTGGTGTGATGGAGTACCGGGGGGCCCAGATACAGATCTTTGACATACCTGGGATAATCACAGGTGCCTCGCGAGGTAAGGGCCGTGGAAGGGAGATACTTTCAGTTGCAAGGAGCGCTGACCTCATAGTCATAGTCCTTGATGTCTTCAACACTGACCACATGGACGTGATCCTCCGTGAACTTCGGGATGTTGGCATAAGGCCCAACGAGACGCCCCCTGATGTGACCGTGAAGAGGAGAAAGCTGGGTGGTGTGAAACTGTCCTCGACAGTTGAACTGACCCACCTGGATGAGAAAATAATAAGATCCGTGCTCAATGAGTATGGAATACACAACGCCGATGTGCTCATAAGGGAGGATATAACTGTTGACCAGTTCATAGATGTTATGGAGGCAAACCGCGCCTACATACCTGCCATAACCGTTATAAACAAGATAGATCTTGTGGATGAATCCTATCTGAACCATATAAAGCAAAAATTCCCCGATGCCCTGCTGATATCTGCGGACAGGAGCCTGAACATTGATGAGCTCAGGGAGGAAATATTTAACCGCCTTGGACTTATAAGGATATACATGAAGCCACAGGGGCAGAAGGCAGACTACAGTGAGCCTTTAATAATTAAAGAGGGTTCAACAGTTGGTGACGTGTGTCAGAAACTCCACAGAGACTTTGTCCGTAAATTCAGGCATGCAAGGGTGTGGGGTAGCTCAGTGAAATTTGACGGCCAAAAGGTAGGTATTGACCATGTACTCAACGATGAGGATGTGCTGAGGATCATCATAAAGAAGTGA
- a CDS encoding CBS domain-containing protein — protein MRVEDVMVTDVDTIDISASLEDVLRNYVENGKGSSVVVKDGVKVGIVTTWDVLEAIAEGDDLGEVKVWEVMERDLVTVPPGATLKEAAERMVKNVVWRLLVEYDDEIIGVVSATDILRAKMAKRY, from the coding sequence ATGAGGGTTGAGGACGTTATGGTTACAGATGTTGACACCATTGACATATCGGCCAGCCTTGAGGATGTTCTCAGGAACTATGTTGAGAACGGCAAGGGGAGCTCGGTTGTTGTCAAGGATGGTGTCAAGGTTGGAATTGTAACCACCTGGGACGTGCTTGAAGCAATTGCGGAGGGGGATGATCTCGGAGAGGTCAAGGTATGGGAGGTCATGGAGAGGGACCTTGTCACAGTCCCGCCAGGGGCAACCCTGAAGGAGGCCGCTGAGAGGATGGTCAAGAACGTTGTCTGGCGCCTCCTGGTTGAGTATGATGACGAGATAATTGGCGTAGTAAGTGCAACGGACATACTAAGGGCCAAGATGGCCAAACGCTACTGA
- a CDS encoding translation initiation factor IF-6, translating into MIRRINLSGNPNLGVYISVTDSVALIPVNASPKFEDALREALEVEVLRTSLSGSSLNGALSAGNSNGFVVSNQAMDREVEALMAAGLEVTRIPDRFTAVGNLVLANDNGAVASPLLSEDALNVIGDVLEVDVKVSTVAGLNIIGSLGAVTNRGALLHPHTSEDEMRVIEGVLGVEADVGTVNHGVTLVGACSAANSNGVLVGEETTGPELARIEEALGFLEG; encoded by the coding sequence ATGATCAGAAGGATCAACCTCAGCGGAAACCCCAACCTTGGAGTCTACATCTCTGTAACTGACAGTGTGGCCCTCATACCTGTGAATGCATCCCCAAAATTTGAGGATGCACTGAGGGAGGCCCTTGAAGTTGAAGTCCTGAGGACATCCCTCAGTGGCAGCAGCCTCAACGGGGCGCTTTCAGCCGGGAATTCGAACGGTTTCGTGGTTTCAAACCAGGCTATGGACCGTGAAGTTGAGGCGCTTATGGCTGCAGGTCTTGAGGTTACCCGCATCCCTGACAGGTTCACAGCAGTTGGCAACCTTGTTCTGGCCAATGATAATGGTGCTGTTGCAAGTCCACTGCTATCAGAGGATGCCCTGAATGTTATAGGGGATGTTCTTGAGGTTGATGTTAAAGTATCCACAGTTGCAGGCCTCAACATCATAGGATCCCTGGGGGCTGTGACCAACCGCGGAGCACTCCTGCACCCCCACACCTCAGAGGATGAAATGAGAGTCATTGAGGGAGTGTTGGGAGTGGAGGCGGATGTTGGCACCGTCAACCATGGGGTAACACTGGTAGGTGCCTGCTCAGCAGCCAACTCAAATGGTGTCCTTGTGGGTGAAGAAACCACAGGACCTGAACTTGCAAGGATAGAAGAAGCTTTAGGTTTTCTTGAGGGATGA
- a CDS encoding adenylate kinase family protein, which translates to MRPICITGTPGVGKSTVAEILKDSGFRVLSVGELAMEEGFILGRDPDRGYLEVDIESLCSHVKGLGGDDAILEGHLSHLCDCCSMVIVLRLHPRILEGRLEARGYPEEKIAENLEAEALDVCLVEAVEIHGDRVHEVDTTGRSASAVTEIIMDIISGSRVCQPGGVDFSGWLLGDGKAF; encoded by the coding sequence ATGAGGCCCATCTGCATAACAGGCACCCCCGGTGTTGGTAAGAGTACAGTGGCTGAAATTCTCAAGGATTCCGGTTTCAGGGTCCTTTCTGTGGGTGAACTTGCAATGGAGGAGGGTTTCATCCTTGGAAGGGACCCTGACCGTGGTTACCTTGAGGTGGACATTGAATCCCTCTGCAGCCACGTTAAGGGCCTTGGGGGTGACGATGCCATCCTCGAGGGTCACCTCTCCCATCTCTGTGATTGCTGCAGCATGGTGATAGTACTGAGGCTCCACCCCCGAATCCTTGAGGGGCGCCTTGAGGCCAGGGGTTATCCTGAGGAGAAGATCGCTGAGAACCTTGAGGCCGAGGCCCTTGACGTCTGTCTGGTGGAGGCGGTTGAGATCCATGGTGATAGGGTCCATGAGGTTGACACAACCGGCAGATCAGCCAGCGCGGTTACAGAGATCATCATGGATATTATAAGTGGTTCCCGGGTGTGCCAGCCAGGTGGGGTTGACTTCTCAGGATGGCTCCTGGGTGATGGAAAAGCTTTTTAA
- a CDS encoding asparagine synthase-related protein, which produces MNACVLYSGGKDSSLMAVMLQRMGIQAELVTVNFGVYDSWRPASMAADALGFKHRVLELSEDVLREAAEMIINDGFPNNGIRYIHRNAVEAAAGEYDLVADGTRRDDRTPKLTRNEIQSLEDRRDIEYVNLDGFGHRTINRFSSELFTLKREKSNPENSSDYEVEVRILMEKMGCRSETFFPVHFQTRVTGWKDSQQGGC; this is translated from the coding sequence ATGAATGCATGTGTACTCTACAGTGGCGGTAAGGACAGCTCACTGATGGCTGTGATGCTCCAGAGGATGGGGATCCAGGCTGAACTTGTAACTGTGAATTTCGGTGTCTATGATTCCTGGAGACCCGCATCCATGGCGGCAGATGCCCTGGGCTTTAAACACAGGGTCCTTGAACTCAGTGAGGATGTGCTGAGGGAAGCCGCTGAAATGATAATAAATGATGGGTTCCCCAATAACGGTATAAGGTATATACACAGAAACGCCGTTGAGGCCGCTGCAGGTGAGTACGATCTGGTTGCTGATGGAACGCGACGTGACGACAGGACCCCCAAGCTTACAAGAAATGAAATACAGAGCCTCGAAGACCGTAGGGATATTGAATACGTGAACCTTGATGGTTTTGGTCACAGGACCATCAACAGATTCTCTTCAGAGTTATTCACGCTTAAAAGGGAGAAGAGTAATCCTGAAAACAGCTCCGACTATGAGGTTGAGGTTAGAATCCTCATGGAGAAGATGGGCTGCAGATCAGAGACATTCTTCCCCGTTCACTTCCAGACCAGGGTGACTGGCTGGAAAGATTCGCAACAAGGAGGATGCTGA
- a CDS encoding DNA-binding protein translates to MTDLEEIRRKKMLELQQRAQQQAMETEAQEQMRQQLEMQKKQIMMQILTPEARSRLANLRLTRPEFVEQIELQLIQLAQMGRVRSKITDKQLKELLKRVSGKKREIKISRK, encoded by the coding sequence TTGACAGACCTCGAAGAAATACGTCGCAAAAAAATGCTGGAACTCCAGCAGAGGGCACAGCAGCAGGCAATGGAAACTGAAGCCCAGGAGCAGATGCGTCAGCAGCTTGAAATGCAGAAGAAACAGATAATGATGCAGATACTCACCCCTGAAGCCCGCAGCCGTCTTGCGAATCTGAGGCTTACAAGGCCAGAATTCGTTGAGCAGATAGAACTCCAGCTGATACAGCTGGCCCAGATGGGTCGTGTGAGGTCGAAGATAACAGACAAACAGCTCAAGGAGTTGCTCAAGAGAGTTTCTGGCAAAAAAAGGGAGATAAAGATCAGTAGAAAATGA
- a CDS encoding STT3 domain-containing protein — MNIRNLLEKLKPFIIIILLFSAVFYIRAEASNIGGVPADAKEFYKDSDGLPYFSEMDSYYNYRLTMNYLTRGIMGDTLVDGKPYDLHSYYPPGRPVDYPPLIVYITSAAYRVANVFGDFSLKEVAFWMGALIGSLCVIPAYLFVRRITNDYGGIAAALVVGLVPTYVAHTYAGFFDTDMFNFVLPLLVFWFFTESMLAVDLKRKTAYAFAAAVSVLVFSAAWVGYIFYLAVLVAFIIVYSLISRYVLGEKPDREFTGKVDWLLHQREIFPLLVLLIGGGILISIFGGVSSLAGAVTGLVSTTQIQATAQTTAYPNVYVSVSELQIPEFITTGAGAKNLFMPGQGTVVGGVGGLLVFLLGILGVAVLLWKYRQPEVQVKEPDRKIKAGKKSKFIKRQNKNRTTDSEMRHRYLLYAVLMAVWLVMSGYAVTKGSRFIPTFAIPLGLSAGIFTGFLVEYLRENIKTTSSIALVAFVAAIAIAMPFGVSVAVKLLAGVIAAGFIYLVRKPEVRAPVMMALVVLAVVAPSVSGAHSLTSSVAPGTDDGMWKSMEWIKKNTSKDTVVMSWWDFGHLFAVAADRPVTFDGGSQNTPRAYWIGKALTTSNETLSRGILTMLSSSGDLAYETLDNYTNDSGKTAEILTSTLGLSRDDARAVMTGRYGLTEKEADSVLRYSHPAKPKPFVLVLSSDMLGKAPWWTYFGTWDFKKKTGSRYGYYPSMGSSKPQVVNNTTVIQTVNTMVEDNLVGTIIEKKGNTTNATIAIGNNRTVQRINPHKLIIIEGNLLVRNEIVDSNAQLSLIVIGSGNQYTTVIMNRELEDAVFTKLFLLGGFNQTSFKFLHQEPGVLLWTAA; from the coding sequence ATGAATATCAGAAATTTGCTTGAAAAATTGAAGCCCTTCATAATAATTATACTGCTGTTCTCAGCCGTATTCTATATAAGGGCCGAGGCCAGTAACATTGGAGGGGTCCCTGCTGATGCAAAGGAATTCTATAAGGACTCCGATGGACTGCCGTACTTCAGTGAGATGGACTCCTACTACAACTACAGGCTCACAATGAATTACCTCACCAGGGGCATAATGGGGGATACCCTTGTCGACGGCAAACCATACGACCTCCATTCATACTACCCCCCTGGAAGACCCGTCGATTACCCCCCACTCATAGTTTACATAACGTCCGCTGCCTACAGGGTGGCAAACGTCTTTGGAGACTTTAGCCTCAAGGAGGTGGCTTTCTGGATGGGGGCCCTAATAGGTTCCCTCTGTGTAATACCTGCCTACCTCTTCGTCAGGAGAATCACCAATGACTACGGGGGCATCGCAGCAGCCCTTGTGGTTGGACTGGTCCCCACCTACGTTGCCCACACCTACGCCGGTTTCTTTGACACTGACATGTTCAACTTCGTTCTTCCACTGCTGGTGTTCTGGTTCTTCACAGAGAGCATGCTTGCAGTGGACCTGAAAAGGAAAACTGCCTATGCGTTTGCAGCTGCAGTTTCAGTACTTGTATTCTCAGCTGCATGGGTCGGTTACATATTCTATCTGGCCGTTCTTGTGGCCTTCATCATAGTTTACTCCCTCATCTCAAGGTACGTTCTGGGTGAGAAACCCGATAGGGAGTTCACGGGTAAGGTTGACTGGCTGCTGCATCAGCGCGAGATATTCCCCCTCCTGGTCCTCCTTATAGGTGGCGGGATTCTCATAAGCATATTTGGAGGAGTTTCCAGCCTGGCTGGTGCCGTAACGGGTCTTGTGAGCACCACCCAGATACAGGCAACGGCCCAGACAACAGCCTACCCCAACGTTTATGTATCAGTTTCCGAGCTCCAGATCCCAGAATTTATAACCACCGGTGCCGGGGCAAAGAACCTGTTCATGCCAGGACAGGGAACGGTTGTTGGTGGTGTTGGTGGCCTTCTGGTATTCCTTCTTGGCATACTCGGTGTCGCAGTCCTCCTCTGGAAGTACCGCCAGCCTGAGGTTCAGGTTAAGGAACCTGACAGAAAGATTAAGGCCGGCAAGAAGAGCAAATTCATTAAAAGGCAGAATAAAAACAGAACCACCGACAGTGAAATGAGGCACAGGTACCTCCTATACGCTGTCCTAATGGCTGTATGGCTGGTGATGAGTGGATACGCTGTCACGAAAGGTTCAAGGTTCATACCAACCTTTGCAATACCCCTGGGACTTTCAGCAGGGATATTCACGGGATTCCTGGTTGAATACCTCAGGGAAAATATTAAGACAACATCCTCCATTGCACTGGTTGCCTTTGTGGCTGCTATTGCAATTGCAATGCCCTTCGGTGTCTCAGTTGCTGTTAAACTCCTTGCAGGGGTGATTGCAGCTGGATTCATATACCTGGTCAGGAAGCCAGAGGTTAGGGCTCCTGTCATGATGGCCCTTGTTGTCCTGGCGGTGGTGGCCCCCTCTGTGAGCGGAGCACATTCACTTACATCATCTGTGGCACCGGGCACAGATGATGGGATGTGGAAATCAATGGAGTGGATCAAGAAGAACACCAGCAAGGACACCGTGGTCATGTCATGGTGGGACTTCGGCCACCTCTTTGCTGTTGCAGCTGATAGGCCCGTGACTTTCGATGGTGGTTCACAGAACACTCCAAGGGCTTACTGGATCGGTAAGGCGCTGACAACCAGTAACGAGACACTCTCAAGGGGTATACTCACAATGTTATCATCCAGCGGGGATCTTGCCTATGAAACCCTCGACAACTATACAAATGACAGTGGTAAAACCGCCGAGATACTCACATCCACCCTGGGACTTTCAAGGGATGATGCCAGGGCAGTTATGACGGGGCGCTACGGCCTCACAGAGAAGGAGGCTGATAGTGTACTCAGATATTCACACCCCGCAAAACCAAAACCCTTCGTACTTGTACTCAGCTCTGACATGCTCGGCAAGGCCCCATGGTGGACATACTTCGGGACCTGGGACTTCAAGAAGAAAACAGGGTCAAGGTACGGCTACTATCCATCAATGGGAAGTTCAAAGCCCCAGGTTGTGAACAACACAACCGTGATCCAGACCGTCAACACAATGGTGGAGGACAACCTGGTTGGAACAATCATAGAGAAGAAAGGCAATACAACAAATGCAACGATAGCCATCGGCAATAACAGGACCGTTCAGAGGATAAACCCCCACAAGCTCATAATAATAGAGGGTAACCTCCTTGTCAGGAATGAGATTGTGGACAGCAATGCCCAGCTCAGCCTAATTGTCATCGGAAGCGGAAACCAGTACACAACTGTGATAATGAACAGGGAGCTGGAAGACGCGGTATTCACTAAACTCTTCCTCCTGGGTGGATTCAACCAGACATCCTTTAAGTTCCTTCATCAGGAACCAGGTGTGCTGCTTTGGACAGCAGCATAA
- a CDS encoding sulfide-dependent adenosine diphosphate thiazole synthase: MKLDDIKISRAIVEGYMEELLDYMDMDVAIGGGGPSGLTAGYYLARAGLKVALFERKLSIGGGMWGGGMMFNKIVVQDDGKEILDEFGVRSRPYDEGYHVADSVEATSTLCSRACQAGLKIFNLMSIEDVMIRDEGITGLVLNWSSVEMAGLHVDPLTVRASAVIDATGHDCEIVKVVERKIGPELNTPNGRIQGERSMWADVGEAALLENTREVYPNLYVAGMASNAVYGAPRMGPIFGGMLVSGRRVAEMIIEKLR, translated from the coding sequence ATGAAACTTGATGATATAAAAATTTCAAGAGCCATTGTTGAAGGATACATGGAGGAACTCCTGGACTACATGGACATGGACGTTGCAATTGGTGGAGGAGGACCCTCCGGACTTACAGCAGGTTACTACCTTGCAAGGGCGGGCCTGAAGGTTGCCCTATTTGAGAGAAAACTCTCCATAGGCGGGGGTATGTGGGGCGGCGGTATGATGTTCAACAAGATCGTTGTCCAGGATGATGGTAAGGAGATCCTGGATGAGTTCGGTGTAAGGTCAAGGCCCTATGATGAGGGATACCACGTTGCAGACTCTGTTGAGGCAACATCAACCCTCTGCTCAAGGGCATGCCAGGCGGGACTCAAGATATTCAACCTAATGAGCATAGAGGATGTTATGATCCGTGATGAGGGCATAACGGGTCTTGTGCTTAACTGGAGCTCTGTTGAGATGGCCGGACTCCACGTTGACCCCCTCACCGTGAGGGCAAGTGCAGTTATAGATGCAACCGGCCATGACTGCGAGATAGTGAAGGTGGTGGAGCGGAAGATAGGCCCTGAACTCAACACCCCCAATGGCAGGATACAGGGTGAGAGGTCAATGTGGGCCGATGTAGGTGAGGCCGCCCTCCTAGAAAATACGCGTGAGGTCTACCCCAACCTCTATGTGGCTGGTATGGCGAGCAACGCAGTCTACGGGGCCCCACGTATGGGTCCCATATTCGGGGGTATGCTGGTCTCAGGTCGAAGGGTTGCAGAGATGATAATTGAGAAGCTGAGATAA
- a CDS encoding YhbY family RNA-binding protein, which produces MSRSLSALTINVGKAGVTESLIEEVRRQLKANELIKVRFARTVASEKESYITEIVEKTNSKLIDLRGNVAIIFKKRS; this is translated from the coding sequence ATGAGCCGGTCACTGTCGGCTCTCACAATAAACGTGGGAAAGGCCGGGGTGACTGAAAGTCTCATTGAAGAGGTCAGAAGGCAGTTAAAGGCAAATGAACTTATAAAGGTAAGATTTGCCAGGACAGTGGCCTCAGAAAAAGAAAGCTATATTACCGAGATAGTTGAAAAAACAAATTCTAAGCTCATAGATTTAAGAGGAAATGTGGCAATAATTTTCAAAAAAAGATCTTAG